A portion of the Rhinopithecus roxellana isolate Shanxi Qingling chromosome 19, ASM756505v1, whole genome shotgun sequence genome contains these proteins:
- the KRT10 gene encoding keratin, type I cytoskeletal 10 isoform X1 produces MSVRYSSSKHYSSSRSGGGGGGGGGGSSLRISSSKGSLGGGFSSGGFSGGSFSRGSSGGGCFGGSSGGYGGLGFGGGSYGSSSFGGGYGGSFGGGSFGGGSFGGGGFGGGFGGGFGGDGGLLSGNEKVTMQNLNDRLASYLDKVRALEESNYELEGKIKEWYEKHGNSHQGQPRDYSKYYKTIDDLKNQILNLTTDNANILLQIDNARLAADDFRLKYENEVALRQSVEADINGLRRVLDELTLTKADLEMQIESLTEELAYLKKNHEEEMKDLRNVSTGDVNVEMNAAPGVDLTQLLNNMRSQYEQLAEQNRKDAEAWFNEKSKELTTEIDSNIEQMSSHKSEITELRRTVQALEIELQSQLALKQSLEASLAETEGRYCVQLSQIQAQISALEEQLQQIRAETECQNTEYQQLLDIKIRLENEIQTYRSLLEGEGSSGGGGRGGGSYGGGYGGGSSGGGYGGGHGGSSGGYGGGGYGGGSSGGGSSGGGYGGGSSGGGGGYGGGSSGGGSSSGGGHGGGSGGGGSSGGGHKSSSSGSVGESSSKGPRSAETSWDTNKTRVIKTIIEEVAPDGRVLSSMVESETKKHYY; encoded by the exons ATGTCTGTTCGATACAGCTCAAGCAAACACTACTCTTCCTCCCGcagtggaggaggtggaggaggaggaggaggaggatcaTCCCTAAGAATTTCGAGCAGCAAAGGCTCCCTTGGTGGAGGATTTAGCTCAGGGGGGTTTAGTGGTGGCTCTTTTAGCCGTGGGAGCTCTGGTGGGGGCTGCTTTGGGGGCTCATCAGGTGGCTATGGAGGATTAGGTTTTGGTGGAGGTAGCTATGGAAGTAGCAGCTTTGGTGGGGGTTATGGAGGCAGCTTTGGAGGGGGCAGCTTCGGTGGGGGCAGCTTTGGTGGAGGTGGCTTTGGAGGAGGCTTTGGTGGTGGATTTGGAGGAGATGGTGGCCTTCTCTCTGGAAATGAAAAAGTAACCATGCAGAATCTGAATGACCGCCTGGCTTCCTACTTGGACAAAGTTCGGGCTCTGGAAGAATCAAACTATGAGCTGGAAGGCAAAATCAAGGAGTGGTATGAAAAGCATGGCAACTCACACCAGGGGCAGCCTCGTGACTACAGCAAATACTACAAAACCATCGATGACCTTAAAAATCAG ATCCTCAACCTAACAACTGATAACGCCAATATCCTGCTTCAGATAGACAATGCCAGGCTGGCAGCTGACGACTTCAGGCTGAA GTATGAGAATGAGGTAGCTCTGCGCCAGAGTGTGGAGGCTGACATCAATGGACTGCGTAGGGTGCTGGATGAGCTGACCCTGACCAAGGCTGACCTGGAGATGCAGATTGAGAGCCTGACTGAAGAGCTGGCCTATTTGAAGAAGAACCACGAGGAG GAAATGAAAGACCTTCGAAATGTGTCCACCGGTGATGTGAATGTGGAAATGAATGCTGCCCCAGGTGTTGATCTGACTCAACTTCTGAACAACATGAGAAGCCAATATGAACAACTTGCTGAACAAAACCGCAAAGATGCTGAAGCCTGGTTCAACGAAAAG AGCAAGGAACTGACTACAGAAATTGATAGTAACATTGAACAGATGTCCAGCCATAAATCCGAGATTACTGAATTGAGACGTACTGTACAAGCTCTGGAGATAGAACTACAGTCCCAACTGGCCCTG AAACAATCCCTGGAAGCCTCCTTGGCAGAAACAGAAGGTCGCTACTGTGTGCAGCTCTCACAGATTCAGGCCCAGATCTCCGCTCTGGAAGAACAGCTGCAACAGATTCGAGCTGAAACCGAGTGCCAGAATACTGAATACCAGCAACTCCTGGATATTAAGATCCGACTGGAGAATGAAATTCAAACCTACCGCAGCCTGCTAGAAGGAGAGGgaag TTCCGGAGGCGGTGGACGCGGCGGCGGAAGTTACGGCGGAGGCTACGGAGGAGGAAGCTCCGGCGGCGGTTACGGCGGCGGCCACGGTGGTAGTTCCGGCGGCTACGGAGGCGGTGGCTACGGAGGCGGCAGCTCCGGCGGCGGAAGCTCCGGTGGCGGCTACGGGGGCGGCAGctccggcggcggcggcggctacGGGGGCGGCAGCTCCGGCGGCGGCAGCAGCTCCGGCGGCGGCCACGGAGGCGGTTCCGGCGGCGGCGGCAGCTCCGGCGGCGGCCACAAGTCCTCCTCTTCTGGGTCCGTGGGCGAGTCTTCATCTAAGGGACCAAGGTCAGCAGAAACTAGCTGGG ATACTAACAAAACCAGGGTAATCAAGACAATTATTGAAGAGGTGGCACCCGACGGTAGAGTCCTTTCATCTATGGTTGAATCAGAAACCAAGAAACACTACTATTGA
- the KRT10 gene encoding keratin, type I cytoskeletal 10 isoform X2 has protein sequence MSVRYSSSKHYSSSRSGGGGGGGGGGSSLRISSSKGSLGGGFSSGGFSGGSFSRGSSGGGCFGGSSGGYGGLGFGGGSYGSSSFGGGYGGSFGGGSFGGGSFGGGGFGGGFGGGFGGDGGLLSGNEKVTMQNLNDRLASYLDKVRALEESNYELEGKIKEWYEKHGNSHQGQPRDYSKYYKTIDDLKNQILNLTTDNANILLQIDNARLAADDFRLKYENEVALRQSVEADINGLRRVLDELTLTKADLEMQIESLTEELAYLKKNHEEEMKDLRNVSTGDVNVEMNAAPGVDLTQLLNNMRSQYEQLAEQNRKDAEAWFNEKSKELTTEIDSNIEQMSSHKSEITELRRTVQALEIELQSQLALKQSLEASLAETEGRYCVQLSQIQAQISALEEQLQQIRAETECQNTEYQQLLDIKIRLENEIQTYRSLLEGEGSSGGGGRGGGSYGGGYGGGSSGGGYGGGHGGSSGGYGGGGYGGGSSGGGSSGGGYGGGSSGGGGGYGGGSSGGGSSSGGGHGGGSGGGGSSGGGHKSSSSGSVGESSSKGPRY, from the exons ATGTCTGTTCGATACAGCTCAAGCAAACACTACTCTTCCTCCCGcagtggaggaggtggaggaggaggaggaggaggatcaTCCCTAAGAATTTCGAGCAGCAAAGGCTCCCTTGGTGGAGGATTTAGCTCAGGGGGGTTTAGTGGTGGCTCTTTTAGCCGTGGGAGCTCTGGTGGGGGCTGCTTTGGGGGCTCATCAGGTGGCTATGGAGGATTAGGTTTTGGTGGAGGTAGCTATGGAAGTAGCAGCTTTGGTGGGGGTTATGGAGGCAGCTTTGGAGGGGGCAGCTTCGGTGGGGGCAGCTTTGGTGGAGGTGGCTTTGGAGGAGGCTTTGGTGGTGGATTTGGAGGAGATGGTGGCCTTCTCTCTGGAAATGAAAAAGTAACCATGCAGAATCTGAATGACCGCCTGGCTTCCTACTTGGACAAAGTTCGGGCTCTGGAAGAATCAAACTATGAGCTGGAAGGCAAAATCAAGGAGTGGTATGAAAAGCATGGCAACTCACACCAGGGGCAGCCTCGTGACTACAGCAAATACTACAAAACCATCGATGACCTTAAAAATCAG ATCCTCAACCTAACAACTGATAACGCCAATATCCTGCTTCAGATAGACAATGCCAGGCTGGCAGCTGACGACTTCAGGCTGAA GTATGAGAATGAGGTAGCTCTGCGCCAGAGTGTGGAGGCTGACATCAATGGACTGCGTAGGGTGCTGGATGAGCTGACCCTGACCAAGGCTGACCTGGAGATGCAGATTGAGAGCCTGACTGAAGAGCTGGCCTATTTGAAGAAGAACCACGAGGAG GAAATGAAAGACCTTCGAAATGTGTCCACCGGTGATGTGAATGTGGAAATGAATGCTGCCCCAGGTGTTGATCTGACTCAACTTCTGAACAACATGAGAAGCCAATATGAACAACTTGCTGAACAAAACCGCAAAGATGCTGAAGCCTGGTTCAACGAAAAG AGCAAGGAACTGACTACAGAAATTGATAGTAACATTGAACAGATGTCCAGCCATAAATCCGAGATTACTGAATTGAGACGTACTGTACAAGCTCTGGAGATAGAACTACAGTCCCAACTGGCCCTG AAACAATCCCTGGAAGCCTCCTTGGCAGAAACAGAAGGTCGCTACTGTGTGCAGCTCTCACAGATTCAGGCCCAGATCTCCGCTCTGGAAGAACAGCTGCAACAGATTCGAGCTGAAACCGAGTGCCAGAATACTGAATACCAGCAACTCCTGGATATTAAGATCCGACTGGAGAATGAAATTCAAACCTACCGCAGCCTGCTAGAAGGAGAGGgaag TTCCGGAGGCGGTGGACGCGGCGGCGGAAGTTACGGCGGAGGCTACGGAGGAGGAAGCTCCGGCGGCGGTTACGGCGGCGGCCACGGTGGTAGTTCCGGCGGCTACGGAGGCGGTGGCTACGGAGGCGGCAGCTCCGGCGGCGGAAGCTCCGGTGGCGGCTACGGGGGCGGCAGctccggcggcggcggcggctacGGGGGCGGCAGCTCCGGCGGCGGCAGCAGCTCCGGCGGCGGCCACGGAGGCGGTTCCGGCGGCGGCGGCAGCTCCGGCGGCGGCCACAAGTCCTCCTCTTCTGGGTCCGTGGGCGAGTCTTCATCTAAGGGACCAAG ATACTAA